The genomic window GCACATCCACCCCAACCTGGAGGCACCCATTCAGCAGTTCGCGACCTACATCGGCTACGTCGCTGGAGCGCTCACCGTGATCTCCTTTCTCCCGCAGGTGGTGCGCGTCTGGAAGACGAAGCGGACCAACGACCTGTCGCTCGGGATGTTCGTCATCCTCATCACGGCGGGCGCGCTGTGGATCACCTACGGCGTCATCACCAGCGACTGGCCCGTGATCGCCACCAACGGCGGGATGGTGGCGCTGAACATCGCCATCCTGGTGGCCAAGCTCCGCTTCAAGTAGCCAGCGCCACCACCGCCTCGCGCACCCCCTCCACCACCATCGCCATGCGCGCGTAGTCCAGCGTGTCCGCCGTGTCGTGGGCGGTGTGGTAGTGCGGGTTCCGGTAGAAGGCGGTGTCGGTCACCATCACCGCGTCGAAGCCGGCGGCCCAGTAGCTGGCGTGGTCGCTGAAGTCGACGCCGGGCACCGCGCGCGGCGCCTGGATGGTGCGCACGGGAAGCGGCGAGCCGCGGCGCATCGCACGCCGCACGCGGCGGATCAGCGGCCCCTGCCCCAGCTTCCCCACCACCGTGATGAAGTTGCCGCGCGATGGATAGAACGGCTTCAGCAGCGGGGTGGGGAAGTGCTGGCTTCCCGGCTCGTCGTTGAAGTACCCGATCATCTCCAGCGCGATCATCCCCCTCACCCGCGCACCCTCGGCGCGCAGCGAGTTGGCGTGCACCATGCTTCCCATGTACGGGGTGCGAAAGAAGGGCGGCTCCTCGCATGGATACGCGACGAGCTCCACGCCCACTCCGAGCGGCGTGCCGGCCAGCACGCGCACCAGCTCGATGATCCCCGCCACCCCGCTCGCGTTGTCGTCCGCGCCGGGGAAGGGGCCGGCGGCATCGTAGTGCGCGCCCACCACGACGCGCTCCTTCGTGTCGGGTCCGAGACGGCCGATGACGTTGCGGTACTCGGCCCCCGCGGCCGCGTACACCTGCTTCGACACCTCGGCGCCGCCCGCCGCCATCTCCACCGCGACGTACGACGCCGCCGCGTCGAGGTTGGCGCGGTGCGCCACGCTGCGCGGCGCCAGCGTCTCCGCCAGCATGCGAACGTGTGCCTCCAGGCGCTCCGCCGAGACTGCGGCCATCGTGGCTCCGGGTACGGGTGGGTGCCGCGGAGCGGATGGAAGCCGCGTGCCCGCCCCGCTACAGTCCCGCCGCCGACACGCCCAGGTCGCGCAGGATGCCGTCCTGCAGGCGGTAGATGCAGCCGTGCACCGTCAGAGGCTGGCCGCGCAGCCAGGCGTCGCGCACCACCGTCGTCTCGCAGACGTGGCGCACCTGCGCGGCCACGTTCAGCTCGCAGAGGCGGTCCACCCGCTCGACGGCGTCGGGGATGGCGTCCAGCTCGTCGCGGTGCGCGTCGCGCACGTCCTGCACGTGGCGGAGCCAGTTGTCGATGAGTCCCAGGCGCGCGTCCTCGTCCGCCGCGCGCACGCCGCCGCACCCGTAGTGCCCCACCACCATCACGTGCCGCACCTTCAGCACGTCCACCGCGAACTGCAGCACGGAGAGGCAGTTGAGGTCGGTGTGCACCACCACGTTCGCGATGTTGCGATGCACGAACATCTCGCCCGGCGCCAGCCCGACGATCTGGTTGGCGGGCACCCGGCTGTCCGAGCACCCGATCCACAGGTATTGCGGCGTCTGCTGGTTCACCAGCCCGGTAAAGAATTCGGGGTCGCGCTCCGTCATCGCGGCGGCCCACGCCCGGTTGCGCTCGAATAGATCGGTCAGCTTCTCCATGCTCTCACGTTCGTGTGTGGTTCGTTCGGCGCTGGTTTAACGGGGGATGAAGCCAGTCCGCGAAGGCGGACGTTGGTGTGGGTCCAGGGGCCTTGATGCGCTCTGGAAGCGGGCCGCGGCGCATGGCGGGGCACGGGCAGCCACGCGGGGCTGCCCCTACAGCAACGTTCGCTTTCACGGCAATCCATCCAGAATTTCGCCCAGCGTTTCCAGAGCCCAATCCGCCTGTTCGTCGCTGATGACAAAGGGTGGGGAGAGGGAGAGGACGTTGCCGTACAGCCCGCCGCCGAGAAGCAGAAGGCCGCGCCGAAGGCCCTCCACCACGACGCGGCCGGACAGCTCCGGGGCGGGCTCGCGGCTCTCGCGGTCGCGCACCATCTCGATGCCGATCATCATCCCGAGGCCGCGCACCTCGCCGACGCGCGGGTGGTCGGCGGTCATCGTTTGCAGGCGCTCGAGTATGCGCGCACCCAGCTCGGCGGAGCGCTCCACCAGCCGCTCTTCGCGCAGCACGGAGATGGAGGCGAGGGCGGCGGCGCAACCGACGGGGTTTCCGAGGAAGGTGGAGGTGTGGATCGCCTCGCCGGTGGAGCGGGGCCACGCCTCCATCACCGCATCGGTG from Longimicrobium sp. includes these protein-coding regions:
- a CDS encoding M28 family peptidase encodes the protein MAAVSAERLEAHVRMLAETLAPRSVAHRANLDAAASYVAVEMAAGGAEVSKQVYAAAGAEYRNVIGRLGPDTKERVVVGAHYDAAGPFPGADDNASGVAGIIELVRVLAGTPLGVGVELVAYPCEEPPFFRTPYMGSMVHANSLRAEGARVRGMIALEMIGYFNDEPGSQHFPTPLLKPFYPSRGNFITVVGKLGQGPLIRRVRRAMRRGSPLPVRTIQAPRAVPGVDFSDHASYWAAGFDAVMVTDTAFYRNPHYHTAHDTADTLDYARMAMVVEGVREAVVALAT
- the can gene encoding carbonate dehydratase, which codes for MEKLTDLFERNRAWAAAMTERDPEFFTGLVNQQTPQYLWIGCSDSRVPANQIVGLAPGEMFVHRNIANVVVHTDLNCLSVLQFAVDVLKVRHVMVVGHYGCGGVRAADEDARLGLIDNWLRHVQDVRDAHRDELDAIPDAVERVDRLCELNVAAQVRHVCETTVVRDAWLRGQPLTVHGCIYRLQDGILRDLGVSAAGL
- a CDS encoding aminotransferase class III-fold pyridoxal phosphate-dependent enzyme — encoded protein: SPFAAQLMRNAVFAPYPYAYRSPFGRDADEVGAATLRYVEHLLDTPGTASEGIGAILVEAVQGRGGDVVPPADFLPGLRRICDERGMLLIVDEIYTGFGRTGRWFACEHTGVVPDLMAAGKGLTGGFPFAACIGTDAVMEAWPRSTGEAIHTSTFLGNPVGCAAALASISVLREERLVERSAELGARILERLQTMTADHPRVGEVRGLGMMIGIEMVRDRESREPAPELSGRVVVEGLRRGLLLLGGGLYGNVLSLSPPFVISDEQADWALETLGEILDGLP